In bacterium, the genomic window TCCGCTCGTTCCCCGCGCGCTCCGCATCGGGGTTCGCGAGCGCGTCCGATCTGACGGGACGATCGACGTCCCGCTCAGCCGGGTCTCGCTCCGCGCAGGCATCCGCACCCTGGCACGACAGGGGGCCGACGCGGTGGCGATCTGCTACCTGCATGCCTATCAGAACCCCCGGCACGAGACCGAGACCCGAGAGGCGGTGGCGGAACAGCTGCCCGGCGCCTACCTCTCCGTGTCCTCGGAGGTCCTTCCGCAAATCAAGGAGTACGAGCGGATCTGCACGACTGTGGTGAACGCCTACGTCGGCCCGTCGCTCGCTCGATACCTCGACGCGCTCGCCGGCAGGCTCGCCCGCGCGGGGTACCGGCGCGAGGTGCTCATCATGCAGTCGCACGGCGGCGTCGGCACCATCGACGACTCTATGCACCTCGCCGCCGGCGCGATTCTCTCCGGCCCGGCCGGTGGGATCGCCGGCAGCCGGTACTGCGCGCGGGTGCTGCACTGCGGGGATCTCATTACTTTCGACATGGGGGGGACGAGCAGCGATATCGCGCTCATGGAGGCGGGGGAGCCACCGTTGACCGGAGATAAGGTGGTGTCCGGCCACAAGGTGGCGCTTCCCAGCCTCGACATCCACACGTTGGGAGCGGGCGGCGGGTCGATCGCGCGGGTCGACGCCGGCGGCATCCTGCACGTCGGTCCGGAGAGCGCCGGCGCCGACCCCGGTCCGGCCTGCTACGCCAAGGGCGGCGAAGCGCCGACGGTCACCGATGCCAACTTGGTCCTCGGGTGCCTGGATCCGGACAACTTTCTGGGCGGCCGGACCCGGTTGGACCGCGCCGCCGCGCAGCGCGTGATTGAGCAGATCGCCAGCCGGCTGGGGTGTTCGACCGTGGAGGCGGCGGAGGGGATCCACCGCGTCGTCACCACCAACATGGCGGAGGGGATCAGGATCGTCTCGATCCGGCGCGGCGTCGATCCGCGGCGCTTCACGCTGCTCGCGTTTGGGGGCGCCGCCGGCCTCCACGTGACACAGGTCGCGCGGCAGCTGGAGGTGGGGCGCGTGGTCGTGCCGCGTATGGCGGCCGCCCTCTCGGCCTGGGGGATGCTGGCCACCGACCTCCGCTACGAACTCGCCCGCACGCATGTGGGCGAGATCCACCACGTGGGCCCGGAGACCCTCCGCCGCCTCTTCACCGAGATGGAGGCGGAGGGACGACGGCGGCTGGGGCGCGCCACCACCGGCCCCATGATGATCCGGCGGTCGGTCGAGATGCGGTACGGCGAGCAGATCTTCGAGATCGCAGTCCCGCTCGATGACGTGGCAATGAATGCGCCGGATCTGATCGAACAGGTCGTCGATCG contains:
- a CDS encoding hydantoinase/oxoprolinase family protein, with translation MFRIGIDVGGTFTDLVAVDDAGRVALAKSPTTPEDPSRGVMAGLDALAQDLGRDLASLLAETERLVHGTTVATNALVERKGARVGLLTTEGHRDVLEMREGLKDDRYNLRMPPPVPLVPRALRIGVRERVRSDGTIDVPLSRVSLRAGIRTLARQGADAVAICYLHAYQNPRHETETREAVAEQLPGAYLSVSSEVLPQIKEYERICTTVVNAYVGPSLARYLDALAGRLARAGYRREVLIMQSHGGVGTIDDSMHLAAGAILSGPAGGIAGSRYCARVLHCGDLITFDMGGTSSDIALMEAGEPPLTGDKVVSGHKVALPSLDIHTLGAGGGSIARVDAGGILHVGPESAGADPGPACYAKGGEAPTVTDANLVLGCLDPDNFLGGRTRLDRAAAQRVIEQIASRLGCSTVEAAEGIHRVVTTNMAEGIRIVSIRRGVDPRRFTLLAFGGAAGLHVTQVARQLEVGRVVVPRMAAALSAWGMLATDLRYELARTHVGEIHHVGPETLRRLFTEMEAEGRRRLGRATTGPMMIRRSVEMRYGEQIFEIAVPLDDVAMNAPDLIEQVVDR